The region TATTTCAGAAGCATAATTTAAAAAGCCAAAAGATTCAGGAACCACTTCTTTACTTAAAATATATGCATTTTTGCCAATGCTCCTAAGTGCATTTAAAAGTCCTAAACTTGATCCAATAGAATCACCATCAGGTGATATATGAAAAGTTATAGCAAGTTTATTACTACTTTTAATTTTATTAATTATATCATCTATTATCATTTTTGCTATTCCCCTTAATTTTCTCTAAAATAGCATCAATATGCATACCCTTTTCTATAGAATTATCAAGTTCTATTATTACTTCAGGTGTACATCTAAGTTTAACAGCATAACCAAGTTCTTTTCTTATAAAAGATTCACTTTTCTTAAGTATTTCCATAGTTTCTTTCTTTTTAGCATCATCACCAAGTATACTGACAAAGACTTTAGCATATTTTAAATCTTTAGTAACATCTACTTTTAATACACTTACCATAGAAGTAAAACGAGGATCTCTAATATCATTTTGTATAATATTACTTACTGCTTTTTTTACTTCTTCATTTATTCTTCCTGCCCTATATTTTGCCATAGAACATCGCTCCTTTTTATAGGCAGATTTATTTTAACCTTCCTGTTTGACTTTTACCATTTGGAATGCCTCGATGACATCTCCTTCTTTTATATCATTAAAGTTTTCTATAGTTAAACCACATTCAAAGCCTTTAGCTACTTCTTTAGCATCATCTTTAAATCTTTTAAGTGAGGCTAATTCTCCCTCTAATATAACTATACCATCTCTTACTATTCTAACACTGCTGTTTCTTACTATTTTCCCTGAAGTTACATAACAACCTGCAACAGTTCCAACACTTGATATTTTATATATATTTCTAACTTCTGCATTTCCTATAACTTCTTCTTTGA is a window of Clostridium pasteurianum DNA encoding:
- the rbfA gene encoding 30S ribosome-binding factor RbfA produces the protein MAKYRAGRINEEVKKAVSNIIQNDIRDPRFTSMVSVLKVDVTKDLKYAKVFVSILGDDAKKKETMEILKKSESFIRKELGYAVKLRCTPEVIIELDNSIEKGMHIDAILEKIKGNSKNDNR